A single Phytohabitans houttuyneae DNA region contains:
- a CDS encoding NAD(P)-dependent oxidoreductase yields MKLTVVAATGGIGKHLVEQAVAAGHEVTAVARRPRGLPPGVHTVAVDLAAPDMAALATAVRGADAVLSGLGPRDPRADAGVTSRGTRAIVAAMQAEHVRRIIVVSAAPVGPVPVPGEPAPPKHDPGDGFFMRHLGARFARTMFGAHYADLALTEQLLRESGLEWTVSRPPKLTDKPLTGRYRVAFNRNIRGGFSVPRADVAHHMLRMVDQPETVKQVVGIAT; encoded by the coding sequence ATGAAGCTCACCGTCGTGGCCGCCACGGGCGGCATCGGAAAGCACCTGGTCGAGCAGGCCGTCGCCGCCGGACACGAGGTCACCGCGGTCGCCCGCCGGCCGCGCGGCCTGCCGCCGGGCGTACACACCGTCGCCGTCGACCTCGCCGCCCCCGACATGGCCGCGCTCGCCACGGCCGTGCGCGGCGCGGACGCCGTCCTGTCCGGCCTCGGGCCGCGCGACCCGCGCGCCGACGCGGGCGTCACCTCCCGCGGCACCCGGGCGATCGTCGCCGCGATGCAGGCCGAGCACGTCCGGCGGATCATCGTGGTGAGCGCCGCGCCGGTCGGCCCGGTGCCCGTGCCGGGCGAGCCCGCGCCGCCGAAGCACGACCCCGGCGACGGCTTCTTCATGCGGCACCTGGGAGCGCGGTTCGCCCGTACGATGTTCGGCGCCCACTACGCGGACCTCGCGCTGACCGAGCAGCTGCTACGCGAGAGCGGCCTGGAGTGGACCGTCTCACGCCCGCCGAAGCTCACCGACAAGCCGTTGACCGGCCGCTACCGGGTCGCGTTCAACCGCAACATCCGGGGCGGCTTCTCGGTGCCGCGCGCGGACGTCGCCCACCACATGCTCCGCATGGTCGACCAGCCGGAGACGGTCAAGCAGGTGGTCGGCATCGCCACGTGA
- a CDS encoding amidohydrolase family protein: MDTHHHAVPEWMRRWAVDNGLLPEVGGPTWAYWRVEDALAVMRDNDIAAAVVSAPVPSVAFEDRELAEEGVRVCNESYAQLVADHPDRFGFFANVAPLHTDLAFAGRVRLRRARRGRRDPHGQRRRPLPRRPRLRPAQPAAGGGLRPPDGLPDGDVQIPGVDEFIADFLLDTTRAALSLIASGTLDRYRDLSIILAHAGGFLPYAAGRVESAGRQGEGPDPAAVRAAQPGRGQPRKRAAPLPATRRTHAALALSLARRACPWHRRPRRCSGAGSPRGA; encoded by the coding sequence GTGGACACGCACCACCACGCGGTGCCCGAGTGGATGCGGCGGTGGGCGGTCGACAACGGGCTCCTGCCCGAGGTGGGCGGGCCGACCTGGGCGTACTGGCGGGTCGAGGACGCGCTCGCGGTCATGCGGGACAACGACATCGCGGCGGCGGTCGTGTCGGCGCCGGTGCCGTCCGTCGCGTTCGAGGACCGGGAACTGGCGGAGGAGGGAGTGCGGGTGTGCAACGAGTCGTACGCCCAGCTCGTCGCCGACCACCCGGACCGCTTCGGCTTTTTCGCCAACGTGGCGCCCTTGCACACGGACCTCGCGTTCGCAGGTCGCGTACGCCTTCGACGAGCTCGGCGCGGACGGCGTGATCCTCATGGCCAGCGTCGGCGGCCGCTACCTCGGCGACCCCGTCTTCGACCCGCTCAACCGGCGGCGGGCGGTGGTCTTCGTCCACCCGACGGCCTGCCGGACGGGGACGTGCAGATCCCCGGCGTCGACGAGTTCATCGCCGACTTCCTGCTGGACACGACGCGGGCGGCGCTCAGCCTGATCGCGTCCGGCACGCTCGATCGGTACCGCGACCTGTCGATCATCCTGGCGCACGCCGGTGGCTTCCTGCCCTACGCCGCCGGCCGGGTCGAGTCCGCCGGCCGGCAGGGCGAAGGCCCCGACCCCGCGGCGGTACGGGCGGCGCAGCCTGGCCGCGGTCAACCGCGGAAACGCGCTGCGCCTCTTCCCGCGACTCGCCGGACGCATGCCGCGCTAGCGCTCAGCCTCGCGCGGCGAGCTTGTCCGTGGCATCGGCGCCCGCGTCGGTGCTCCGGCGCAGGAAGTCCGCGAGGAGCTTGA
- a CDS encoding MarR family transcriptional regulator, producing MTPVTSRDRPTRRQLTNQIKDSLRDLRNQLSMLNRQVGAHLDLKEVDLDCLDLISRHGPLSPTALARRAGLHPATMTGILDRLERAGWIARERDPADRRAVTLRALPDRGREVFGLYAGMNGAMDDLCAGYDEEQLKLLADFLRRSTDAGADATDKLAARG from the coding sequence ATGACTCCCGTAACATCTCGCGACCGGCCCACCCGGCGGCAGCTCACGAACCAGATCAAGGACTCGCTCCGCGACCTGCGCAACCAGCTCTCGATGCTGAACCGCCAGGTCGGCGCCCACCTCGACCTCAAAGAGGTCGACCTCGACTGCCTCGACCTGATCAGCCGCCACGGGCCGCTCAGCCCCACCGCGCTGGCCCGCCGGGCGGGGCTGCACCCGGCGACGATGACCGGCATCCTCGACCGCCTGGAGCGGGCCGGCTGGATCGCCCGCGAGCGCGACCCGGCCGACCGCCGCGCGGTCACGCTGCGCGCGCTGCCCGACCGGGGGCGCGAGGTGTTCGGGCTCTACGCCGGCATGAACGGCGCGATGGACGACCTCTGCGCCGGGTACGACGAGGAGCAGCTCAAGCTCCTCGCGGACTTCCTGCGCCGGAGCACCGACGCGGGCGCCGATGCCACGGACAAGCTCGCCGCGCGAGGCTGA